The Pseudomonas viciae genomic interval CGATACCGCCGAGCCAGTGGAGCAGCGAGCGCCACATCAGGATGCCGGGGGACATGTTATCCAGGCCGCTCAGGACGGTGGCGCCGGTGGCTGTGATCCCCGACATGCTTTCAAAGAACGAGTCCGTGTAGCTGATGTGCTGGGTCAGCAGGAAAGGCAGTGCGGCGAAGATACACACCACCAGCCAACTGCTGACGGTCAGCAGGTACATGTCGCGCGGGCGCAGGTGCACGTGTTCCGGGCGTCCGGGAAGGACCAGGGCCAGGCCGGCGACGAAGGTGATCATGCTCGACCAGAGGAACGAGGGCAGGTCGCTGGTACGCTCGAAGACCAGCAAGGTGGCCATGGGCACGACCATGAAGATCGCCAGGGTGATCAGGAAGATGCCGATGATGAAACCAATGATCCGTAGGGTCGGCAACGCCATGAAGTCCGCTCGGGCTGAAAGGGAAGGGCGCCATTCTACCTGTGGCAAGGCGCATGTAAACCGACGCCCCTGTGGTGCCTGGCCTTATGGCAGCGGAATTTGCGCTAACGAACTCGCCGTACAAGCCTCTAGAATAGCCAGACATTTTTTCAGGAGGTGGCCGATGCAGGCTCTCGACGCTTTGCTCAACCGTGTTTCCGTCCCGCGCCTGGTCGACCCGGCGCCCACGCCGGAACAGCGCGAGGTCATGTTCGCCGCTGCGATGCGGGCGCCGGACCACGGCCAGTTGCGGCCATGGCGTTTTCTGACGGTCGAAGGGCAAGCACGTCATCGCATGGGCGAGCTCCTGGCCGAAGCGGCGCGGCTCAATGACCCGCAGGCCCCCGAGGCCGTCGTGGAAAAGGCCCTCAATGGCCCGTTGCGCGCGCCCCTAGTCGTGGTGGTGATCGCCCGCTTGCAGGAACACTTCAAAATCCCTAAGTCCGAGCAACTGCTGGCGGCCGGCTGCGCGGCCCATGGAATCCTGCTGGCGGCTTATGCCCAGGGTGTTGGTGGGGTCTGGCGTACAGGGGAGTTGTCGTACTCACCCCATGTCGCCAAGGGACTTGGCCTTGAAGACGGGGAAGAGGTGATTGGTTTCCTTTACCTGGGCACACCGCAGAAAGAGGCGCGTACGGCGGCGAAGGTGGAGACGGCGGAGTTTGTCAGTGAGTGGAGCGGTCAATAAGCCCTTAGGGACTGCACTTCATTTCAGGTTGGCTTGATTCATCGTGGCGAGGGAGCTTGCTCCCTCGCCACAACATCAACAGCTGACGGCGCTGTTACTTGCACACGTCAGCAATTGCCTCAGCCAACAGATCCAAACGTGTGGCGTCGATGCCCGCCACGTTGGCCCGGCCCGTGCCGACCATGTAGACGCTGTGACGCTCGCGCAGGCTTTTGACCTGTTCCGGCGTCAGGCCGGTGTAGGAGAACATCCCGCGTTGCGCGCCGATATGCGCGAAACGCTCGCGCAAACCGTGGGGTTCTAGGGCTTCGAGCAGGCCGCTGCGTAACTGAGCGATGCGCAGGCGCATGGTCTGCACTTCGTCGGCCCAGAGGCTTTTGAGCTCCGGATTGCCCAGGATTGTCGCCACCACGGCCGCGCCGTGATCCGGCGGCGTCGACCACAGGTTACGGGCGATATTCGCCAGTTGACTGCGAATGTCCACCAGCTTCTCGGCATCCCGGGCGCAGACGATCAGCGCCCCGGTGCGGTCGCGGTACAGGCCGAAGTTCTTCGAGCAGGAACTGGTGATCAGTACCTCCGGCAACGCATCGGCAAACAGCCGCACCGCCCACGCATCCTGCTCCAGCCCATCACCAAAGCCCTGGTAAGCGAAGTCGATCAGCGGCAGCAGGTCGCGGCTGCGCATCACCTCCAGCACCTGGCGCCATTGCTCATGGGAGAGGTCGAAGCCGGTAGGGTTGTGGCAGCAGGCGTGCAGCAGCACCACGTCACCTTTTGGCGCCTGGTTCAGGGTCGCCAGCATCGCCTCGAAATCAAGGCGATTGTCAGCGCCCACATAGGGGTAATGACTGGCCTTGACGCCAGCGGTGGCGAAGATGGTTTCGTGGATCGGCCAGGTCGGGTTGCTCAGCCAGACGCCACGCCCCGGCAGGCATTGGGCGATGAAGTCGGCACTCAGGCGCAGGGCTCCGGTGCCGCCCGGGGTCTGGGTGGCGCCGGCGCGTCTTGCGGTGATCAGCGGCGAGTTGGCGCCCAGGACCAGTTCATTGATCAACTGGCCGAACGCGGCGTCACCGTGACCGCCGATGTAAGTCTTGGTGGTCTGGCGATCCACCAGCCGCTGTTCAGCCTGCTTCACGGACTGAAGAATCGGCGTCAGGCCCTGAGCGTCTTTGTAGACGCCCACGCCCAGGTCGAACTTGCTCGGATTGCTGTCCGCGCCGTAGGCCTCCATCAGGCCGAGGATCGGGTCGCCGGGCACCCGGCCGATGGCATCGAAATGCATTATTTGCGGCCCTCGGCGGTCTTGGCCACTTCGTCGGTGCGAGCGGCCATGATGAAGTCGTTGCGGTGCAGGCCCTTGATGGAGTGGCTCCACCAGGTCACGGTGACTTTACCCCACTCGGTGAGCAGGCCAGGGTGGTGACCTTCGGCCTCGGAGATTTCACCAACGGCGTTGGTGAACGCCAGGGCATGCTTGAAGTTCTTGAACAGGAAAACCTTTTCCAGCTGCATCACGCTGTCGCGCACTTCGATGTTCCAGTCCGGGATCTGCTTGATCAATACCGGCAGTTCTTCGTCGCTGACTTGTGGGGCGTCGGCGCGGCAGGCTTCGCAATGGGCTTGGTTCAGAGTGTTCATAGTGTGTTCCTGGATCGAATATTTGAAAAACGTCGATGCACCCACGCTAAAGCAAAGCTGCGCTGTGCAACAGACTCAATTGAGATCAAAAGAGGCGGTTCACGCCGCTTTGGGTGGGAATTTCGGTGCGTGCAATCCCAGTTCCCGGCCGCGCTTGACCATGCCCATGATGTCTTCGTGGGCCAGGTCGAATAGGCGCTTGAGCTCAGGCAGCACGAAATACACCGGCTGCAGGATGTCGATGCGGTATGGCGTGCGCATCGCTTCCAACGGATCGAAGGCTTGATGCTCCGGTTCGTCCGACAGGCAATAAACGGTTTCCCTAGGCGAAGACAGGATCCCGCCACCGTAGATGCGCCGGCCTTGCGGCGTTTGCACCAGGCCGAACTCGATGGTCATCCAGTACAGGCGGGCCAGGTAGACGCGTTCTTCCTTGGAGGCCTGTAGGCCGAGCTTGCCGTAGGTGTGGGTGAATTCGGCAAACCAGGGGTTGGTCAGCAGCGGACAGTGGCCGAATATCTCGTGGAAAATGTCCGGCTCTTGCAGGTAGTCCAGCTCTTCACGGGTACGAATAAACGTCGCCACCGGAAACTGCTTGCTGGCGAGCAATTCGAAGAAGGTCTGGAAGGGGATCAGCGCCGGCACCCGAGCGACTTGCCAGCCCGTGGTTTCACCCAGCACCTTGTTGATTTCGCCCAATTGCGGAATGCGATCGTGGGGCAGGCCAAGCTTCTCGATGCCGTCCAGGTATTCCTGGCACGCACGGCCCTCGATGACTTTCAGCTGGCGGGTGATCAGCGTGTTCCACACCGCATGTTCTTCGGCGGGGTAGTGGATAAAACCTTGCGCATCGGGCTCGCGGGCCACGTACTGCGTCTGCTTCATGCTGCTCTCCTGCTGATTTCCCTCAGGGGGAAGGCGTGTTTGTTGTTATGTCCAGCGATGCATTAGAGATAACTCGAAGCAGGGGCGTGTGCAGCGGGTAGGCGAGGGCACGTATCGCGATAAGGGTGCGATTTCGTAAAGTTTTCGTTACGTATTCAGCGATGCTTCGGTGCTGCCGGGATTTTTGGCTGGGAAAGGGCCTACAGCTGTAACATAATCTTGACGTTTATTTGCGTCGGCACGCAGAAAAAACCTTGTGGTGAGGGATCAAGTCCCTCAGCGCGAATTTCCATCCACATCGGGCCTTTTTATGCGCATCAAAGTCCATTGCCAGAATCGCATCGGCATCCTGCGGGACATTCTCAACCTGTTGGTGGAGTACGGGATCAACGTCGCCCGAGGGGAAGTCGGTGGCGAGCACGGCAATGCGATTTATCTGCACTGCCCGAACCTGATCAACATCCAGTTCCAGGCGCTGCGGCCGAAATTCGAAGGCATCGCCGGGGTATTTGGCGTCAAGCGCGTAGGGCTGATGCCCAGCGAGCGTCGGCACATGGAGCTCAATGCGTTGCTCGGCGCCTTGGAGTTTCCGGTGCTGTCTATCGACATGGGTGGCTCTATCGTCGCGGCCAACCGGGCGGCGGCACAATTGCTCGGGGTGCGGGTGGACGAGGTGCCGGGGATTCCGTTGTCCCGGTACGCCGAAGATTTCGATTTGCCGGAACTGGTGCGTGCCAACCAGTCGCGGATCAACGGGCTGCGGGTCAAGGTCAAGGGCGATGTGTTTCTGGCCGACATCGCCCCGTTGCAATCGGAGCACGACGACAGCGAGGCCATGGCCGGCGCCGTACTGACGCTGCACCGGGCCGACCGGGTCGGCGAGCGTATCTATAACGTGCGCAAGCAGGAGCTGCGTGGCTTCGACAGTATTTTCCAGAGCTCCAAAGTGATGGCGGCGGTGGTTCGTGAGGCCCGGCGCATGGCGCCACTGGACGCTCCGTTATTGATAGAAGGTGAAACCGGCACCGGCAAGGAATTGCTGGCCCGCGCCTGTCACCTGGCCAGCCCGCGCGGGCAATCACCGTTGATGGCGCTCAACTGCGCCGGCTTGCCGGAGTCCATGGCCGAGACTGAGCTGTTCGGCTACGGGCCGGGAGCCTTTGAAGGTGCCCGGGCCGAAGGCAAGCTCGGCTTGCTTGAGCTGACCGCGGGAGGGACGCTGTTTCTCGATGGGGTAGGGGAAATGAGTCCGCGCCTGCAAGTGAAATTGCTGCGCTTTCTGCAGGATGGTTGCTTCCGTCGCGTAGGCAGCGATGAAGAGGTGTACCTGGATGTCAGGGTGATCTGCGCGACCCAGGTCGACTTGTCCGAACTCTGCGCCCGGGGTGAATTCCGCCAGGATTTGTACCACCGCCTGAATGTCCTTTCCCTGCACATCCCGCCGTTGCGCGAATGCCTCGATGGCCTGGCGCCTTTGGTGGAGCATTTTCTTGACCAGGCCAGTCGCCAGATTGGCTGTCCGTTGCCGAAGCTGGCCGCAGCGGCGATGGAGCGTCTGAGTCACTATCATTGGCCGGGGAACGTCCGGCAGTTGGAAAACGTGCTGTTCCAGGCCGTTTCCCTGTGCGACGGCGGCACGGTGAAGGCCGAGCACATCCGCTTGCCGGACTACGGCGTGCGCCAGCCCCTTGGTGATTTCTCCCTCGAGGGTGGGTTGGATGAGATCGTCGGGCGTTTCGAGAAAGCTGTGTTGGAGCGGCTTTACTCCGAACACCCCAGCAGTCGGCAATTGGGCAAGCGGTTGGGGGTTTCCCATACCACCATTGCCAATAAGTTGCGCGAGTATGAGGTTGGTAAAATCGAGTCATAGCTATTTATCGATTGTGTTTTTGCTGGCCTCATCGCGAGCAAGCTCGCACAAGGTGATCGATTGCTCACAAATCATGGGAGCACTGGAGATCCAATGTGGGAGCGAGCCTGCTCGCGATGACGACAGTGGCCGTTGCCAAGGTCAAGCGTTGCCGTAAGCGGCACAACACCGCCGGTTTTTCGTCTTCGACACATTTCAAAAATCCCTTCCCCAACCCTCCAACCCTTTGTTTGCCGGCGCGCGGGGCGCCAGAAAAAAGTTGGTCTGCAAATTGCTTATGGCTCAGTAGTACAGCAGTGGGCGGCAAACGTCCGGCATGCAGAGGAACGACAGTGGACAAGTACCTTTATGTGGCAATGACCGGCGCCAGCCAGAACGCACTGGCGCAACGGGCCCATGCCAACAACCTGGCGAACATCTCCACCAATGGTTTTCAGAAAGACCTGGAGCAGGCCCGCTCGATGCCGGTGTTTGGCGACAGCTTTCCGGCGCGGGCATTTGCCATGTCCGAGCGTCCTGCCACTGACTTCACCCCGGGTGCGCTGGTGGAAACCGGTCGTGACCTTGACGTCGCGGTCAGCGGGCCGGGCTGGATGGCCGTGCAGAACCCCGATGGTGGTGAAAGCTACGTGCGCACCGGCAGCCTCAACGTCGACGCCCTGGGCGTGTTGCGGGCCGGCAACGGCATGCCGGTGATGGGCAACGGTGGTCCGATCGCCGTGCCGCCGGAGCAGAAAATCGAAATCGGCCAGGACGGCACCATCAGCATCCGCGCCATGGGCGAAGGTCCGCGTGTGATGGCTGAAGTCGACCGCATCAAGCTGGTCAACCCGGACCTCAAGAACATGACCAAGGGCCTGGACGGTTCGATCCGGACCAAGGACGGCCAGCCGGCGCCCATCGATGGCAACGTGCAGTTGGTGTCCGGGTTCCAGGAAGCGAGCAACGTCAATGCCGTGGATGAGATGACTTCGGTGCTGGCTTTGGCCAAGCAGTTCGAGCTTCACGTCAAGATGATGAACACCGCCAAAGAAGGCGACGAGGCCATGGCCCGGGTCTTGCAGATCTAACCATTAATTACAGCGTCGCGCCGAAAAACAGGCGTACGAGGAGAATCGAATGCTTCCGGCTCTATGGGTTGCCAAAACAGGTTTGTCCGCCCAGGACACCAACCTGACGACCATTTCCAACAACCTGGCGAACGTTTCGACCACGGGCTTCAAACGTGATCGCGCTGAGTTCCAGGACCTGCTGTACCAGGTCAAACGCCAGCCAGGCGCCCAGTCGACCCAGGACAGCGAACTGCCGTCGGGCCTGCAAGTGGGTACCGGTGTGCGTATTGTCGGCACCCAGAAGAACTTCACCGCCGGCAGCCTGCAGACCACCGAGCAGCCGCTGGACATGGCCATCGACGGTCGCGGTTTCTTCCAGATCCTGCAGCCGGACGGCACCACGTCCTACACCCGTGACGGTACGTTCCACCTCGACTCCAACGGCCAGATCGTCAACGCCAGCGGTTTCGCCCTGGAGCCGGCCATCGTCATCCCGAACGATGCCCAGACATTCACCGTAGGCCGTGACGGCACCGTGTCCATCACAGTGGCGGGCAACCCGGCCTCCCAAGTGATCGGCAACCTGCAGACCGCCGACTTCATCAACCCGGCCGGCTTGCAAGCGGTGGGCAACAACCTGTTCCTGGAAACCGCCGCCAGTGGCGCGCCGCAAGTTGGCACGCCGGGCCTGAACGGTTTTGGTACCACGCTGCAGAACACCCTGGAAACGTCCAACGTGAGCACCGTGGAGGAGATGGTCAACATGATCACCACCCAGCGCGCTTACGAGATGAACTCCAAGGTGATCTCCACCGCCGACCAGATGCTCTCGTTCGTTACGCAGAATCTGTAATCACGTCTATAGAGGCGGCCCGGGGTCGCCTGCAACACCAAGAGGTAGGGTCATGAATCGCTTTGTATCTGTTCTGGCACTGAGTGGGATCACCGCGCTCGCGGGCTGTGTCGGGCCAACGCCCAAGCCCAATGACCCGTACTACGCTCCGGTGTTGCCGCGCACGCCGCTGCCGGCCGCCGCCAACAATGGTTCGATCTACCAGGCCGGTTTCGAGCAGAACCTGTACAGCGACCGCAAGGCGTTCCGGGTCGGTGACATCATCACCATCACCCTGAACGAGCGGACCCAGGCCAGCAAGAATGCCAACTCGCAGATCGACAAGACCAGCGACACCAGCGTTGGCCTGACGTCGTTGTTCGGCTCCAGCCTGACCACCAACAACCCGATCGGCAGTAATGACCTGAGCCTCAGCGCCGGTTACAGCGCCGACCGGGCCACCAAGGGCGATAGTCAGTCAGGCCAGAGCAACAGCCTGACCGGTTCGATCACCGTGACCGTCGCCGACGTGTTGCCCAACGGCATCATTGCCGTGCGGGGCGAGAAGTGGCTGACCCTCAATACCGGCGACGAACTGGTGCGCATCGCCGGCATGGTCCGGGCCGATGACATCTCCACCGACAACACTGTTCCGTCAACCCGTGTGGCCGATGCTCGCATCACTTACTCGGGTACCGGTGCCTTCGCCGATGCGAGTCAGCCGGGCTGGTTCGACCGTTTCTTCCTCAGCCCGAAGTTCCCTTTCTAGGTGGCCCAGTTGAATCTTAAACAGCTGTTGATCGGTGCCCTGGTGATGTCGGCAGCCTTTAGCGCTCAAGCCGAGCGTCTGAAGGATATCGCCAGCATTTCCGGCGTGCGTTCCAACCAGTTGATCGGCTACGGTCTGGTCGTGGGCCTGAACGGCACCGGTGACCAGACCACCCAGACCCCGTTCACCCTGCAGACCTTCAACAACATGTTGTCGCAGTTCGGCATCAAGGTGCCGGCAGGTTCGGGCAACGTACAGTTGAAGAACGTCGCAGCGGTGTCGATCAGTGCCGATCTGCCGGCGTTCGCCAAGCCTGGCCAACAGGTGGATATCACCGTTTCGTCCATCGGTAACTCCAAGAGTCTGCGCGGTGGCACCCTGCTGCTGACGCCGCTCAAGGGGATCGACGGCAACGTGTACGCCATCGCCCAGGGTAACCTGGTGGTGGGTGGTTTCGATGCTGAGGGGCGCGACGGCTCGAAGATCACCGTCAACGTTCCGTCGGCTGGTCGCATCCCTGGCGGTGCGTCGGTGGAGCGTGCGGTGCCGAGCGGTTTCAACCAGGGCAACAGCTTGACCCTGAACCTCAACCGCTCCGATTTCACCACGGCCAAGCGCATCGTCGACAAGATCAACGACATGCTTGGCCCAGGTGTGGCCCAGGCCATCGACGGCGGCTCGATTCGTGTCACCGCGCCCCTGGATCCGAGCCAGCGGGTCGACTATCTGTCGATCCTGGAGAACCTCGAAGTCGATCCGGGCCAGGCCGTGGCCAAAGTCATCATCAACTCGCGCACCGGCACCATCGTGATCGGCCAGAACGTCAAGGTTTCTCCAGCCGCCGTGACCCACGGCAGCCTGACCGTGACCATCACCGAAGACCCGATCGTCAGCCAGCCAGGTCCGTTGTCCAACGGCCAGACCGCCGTGGTCCCCCGTTCGCGGGTCAATGCCGAGCAAGAAGCCAAGCCGATGTTCAAGTTCGGCCCGGGCACTACCCTGGATGAAATCGTCCGTGCGGTGAACCAGGTCGGCGCGGCGCCGGGCGACTTGATGGCGATCCTCGAAGCCTTGAAGCAGGCCGGCGCGTTGCAAGCCGACCTGATCGTGATTTGAGGACCGGGCCATGGATATGCGCAAGGGCGCTTTGATCAGCGGGGACTCGGGGTCCTACTCGGACCTCAATCGCCTGAACCAGCTCAAGGTCGGCGACAAGAACAGCGACGGCAACCTGCGCAAAGTGGCACAGGAATTCGAGTCGCTGTTTATCGGTGAGATGCTCAAGTCCATGCGTGCGGCCACCGAGTCGATGGGCAAGGATAATCCGCTCAATACCGCTGAAGCCAAGCAGTACCAGGAAATGTACGACCAGCAGTTGGCCGTTTCGATGTCCCGCGAGGGCGGTGGTATCGGCCTGGCCGATGTGCTGCTGCGTCAGATGTCCAAGAACAAACCGCTGGCGCCAGGCGAGGCGGCAGGCTTGTCGGCTGCCAAGCAACAAGAGGCGCAGGACAAGGTCGCCAAGGCGGCGGTGCCCACGCCAGTGGCGGCCGGCACGCTGCCCGACGGACCTCTTTCGCGCTCCAACGGCCAGCGTCCGTTGTGGGCTTCCCGAGCCGTGAACGCGCCGCAAGGGGCGGGCGAGGGGACTCACCGCAACGACATGGAGTTGATCAACCAGCGCCGCCTGGCCTTGCCACCGAAACTGGCGGACCGCCTGCTCGCCGGCCTGGTGCCTTCGGCCGCGACCAGTGCCGATGTGCCTGCGCAGAACGTCTTGCCGGATCGCGTCATCACCGCCGCCAAGCCTGCCACCGGCGAACTGGCCAACGGCGACTGGCTGGCCGCGCTCAAGGCCTCCGAGCCGAGCGGCGGGATGCAGGTTTATGGTCGTTCCGTGGCACAACCGCCCCTGGCACCGGCGCGCAAAGCCTTCCGCGATGCCGACGAATTCGTCAATGCCATGTTGCCGATGGCCAAGGAAGCGGCGGACCGCATTGGGGTCGACCCACGTTACCTGGTGGCCCAGGCCGCCCTGGAAACCGGTTGGGGCAAATCGGTCATGCGCCAACCTGATGGCAGCAGCAGCCACAACCTGTTCGGCATCAAGGCCAGCCAGAACTGGAAGGGCGATTCGGCCCGGGCGATCACCAGCGAATTCCGCAATGGCGAGATGGTCAAGGAGACGGCCGAGTTCCGTTCATACGCCTCGTATCGCGACAGTTTCCATGACTTGGTCAATCTGCTGCAAAGCAACAGTCGCTATCAAGATGTGCTGAAGTCGGCCGATAAACCCGAACAGTTTGTGCGCGAGTTGCAAAAGGCCGGTTACGCCACCGACCCTAACTACGCCAGTAAGATTTCGAACATAGCCCGGCAGATGACGAGTTACCAAAACTACGCTTCGGCTGGCGCCACCACGACTTTATAAGGTCTGAACCATGAGTTTGCTCAATATCGGGATGTCGGGGCTGTCTGCAAGCCAGTCCTCGTTGATGACCACCGGTAACAACATTGCCAACGTCGATACCGCCGGTTATTCGCGTCAGCAGACCGTGCAGACTACCAAGGCATCCAATCAATACGGCAATGTGTTCATCGGCACCGGCACGACCCTGGCCGATGTGCGGCGGGTGTACAGCTCGTACCTCGATGCACAGCTGCGCACCTCCACGTCGCTGGACAATGACGCGCAGATTTACCTGGGACAGGCCTCGCAGGTGGACAAATTGCTGTCCGACAGCGGCACCGGCGTTACCAAGACGCTGCAGTCATTTTTTGCGTCTTTGCAGACGTTGGCGGGCAACTCCAACGACGCCGCTGCGCGTCAAGCGTTGTTGACCAATGCCCAGGGATTGAGTGGCCGCTTCAATGCCATCTCCCAGCAGCTGACTCAGCAAGGCTCATACATCAACGACCAGTTGGGTTCGATGGCCGAACAGGTCAATAAACTGGCCACGACTGTTGCGGCCTACAACCAGAAAATCAGCGAGGCCACAGGTTCGGGGACGGGTGGCATGCCCAACGATTTGCTGGACCAGCGCAACGAGGCTGTTCGCCAGCTGTCTGCGCTGGTGGGCACGCAGGTCACCGAAACCGACGGCAGGATGGATATCTACCTGGGCAGCGGCCAGCCGCTGGTCATCGGCAATACCGCCAATACGTTGCAAGTATCGACTGACAAGAATGACCCTACTCGCTCCTCGCTGATCATGGTGCGTGGCAGTTCGACGATCGATATCACGTCCGTGACCAGCGGCGGCCAGATAGGTGGCCTGTTGCGTTATCGCGAGGAGGTGTTGACACCGGCGATCAACAGCCTGGGTCGCATCGCCATGGTAGTGACCGATCAGATCAACAAACAGTTGGGCCAAGGCCTGGACCAGAACGGTAATTTTGGCGCGTCGTTGTTCAACGACATTAACAGTGCTGCCGCTATCAGCCAGCGCAGCATTGCCAATGGCAACAACAACCCTGCGTCCGGCAATCTGAACGTCACCATCAGCGACACCAGTAAGCTGGCGGCCAGCGATTACCAGGTCACCTTCACCAGCGCCACGGGCTACAGTGTGCGTCGCTTGTCGGATAACACCGACATGGGGGCTTTCACTCTGGGCGCAGCGCCAGCGCCGGTCATTGACGGCTTCAGCCTGAGCCTCAATGCGGGCCCGGTGAACGCCGGCGACACCTTCAAGATTACCCCGACCCGCAGTTCCGCCGCGGACATGAACGTCGTCATGACCGACGCCAAGACCTTGGCCACGGCTGCTCCACTGACGTCCACCAAGGCCTCGGGCAATGACGGCACCGGCGCAGTCAGCCAGCCGACCCTGAGCACCGTCCTGGATATCTACGATCCGGTCCAGCGCCTGGAAGTGCAGACGGCGGTCAAGAATTCGATGCCGGTTCGCCTGCTCATGACCAGCGCCACCGCCTATGAAGCATTCGATGCCAAGGGCAACAGCATCGGCACCGGCACTATCGTGCCTGGGCAGAGCAACGACCTGAGCATTGCGGTGCCTTATCTCGATGGCGGAGGCGTTGCCAAGACATTCAACGTGGCAATGACCCTCAGCGGCAGCCCCGCTGTGGATGACAGCTTCAATATTTCCATGACGGTGGCCAGCAGTACCGACAACCGCAACGCCCAGGCATTGCTCGGTCTGCAAACCAAGGCCACGGTCGGCGCCAATGCCACCAGCCCGGGTGTGAGTTTCACTGATGCCTATGGTGGCCTGGTTTCGTCGGTTGGGTCCCAGGCCAAGCAAGGCCAGTTGGATGCCACCGCTACCGGTACCATCCTGACCCAGGCACGCAACTCTCGTGACTCGCTGTCGGGCGTCGACCTCGATGAGGAGACCGGCAACCTGGTCAAGTACCAGCAGTACTATTCGGCTTCCTCGCAGATCATCAAGGCTGCGCAGGAAACGTTCAACACACTGATCAACGCCCTTTAAGGAGCCGTAGAACATGCGTATTTCTACTGCACAGTACTATGCGACGACGGCTGCCAACTATCAGCGTAACTTCAACAACCTGGTCAAGACCTCCGAGCAGGCCAGCAGCGGCGTGAAGCTGGAGACGGCAGCGGATGATCCGGTCGGTGCGGCGCGCCTGCTGCAACTCGATCAGCAAAAAGCCATGCTGGGCCAGTACACCAGCAACATCAGTGCACTCAATACCGCTCAAGCTCAGGAAGAAGCCGTCCTGGACAGCATCAACAATGTGCTGCAGAAAGTCAGCGAGCTGACGGTGCGTGCCGGTGGCGGTTCGTTGAACGACGACGACCGAAAGTCCATTGCCGCCGAGCTCGGTGCATCCGAAGATCAATTGCTGAGTCTGATGAACAGCAAGGATGCCAATGGCAAATTCATTTTCTCGGGTGCCAGCAACAACACTGAGCCCTTTGTGCGCAACAGCGACGGTACCTACAGCTACCAGGGTGACCAGACTCAGTTGCAATTGAAGATCGGTGACTCGATGTCGCTGGGGCTCAATGATACCGGCTGGGAAGTCTTCGAGCAGGCGATCAACGCCAGTCGCAGTTCGACGACGATGACCGCACCGGCAGTCGATGACGGACGCGTGGCGCTGTCGGAAGGCCTGGTGACCTCCGGTCCGAGTTTCGATGCCAATTTCCGCGGCGGCCAGCCCTACACCCTGTCGTTCAGCAGCAGCACCCAATTCGTGATCACCGATGCCTTGGGCAACGACGTGACTGCCGAGGCCAGTCAGGGCGGAGTGTTTGATCCGAAGAAGGAGGGTGGCTCCGATATCGACTTCCGCGGTGTGACTTTTAAACTGGACATCACTTTCCAGGCGGGTGACAACCCAGCCGACGCTGCCAGTGCTGATGCGGTGATCGCCGGTCACAGTTTCCAGCTGGCGGCCAAGCCAGACAGCTTCATCGCCAATCGTGCCCCAGGCAATGGGTCGACAGCGGTGCTCAGTCAGGCCTCGGTGACCAACGCCGCGGACT includes:
- a CDS encoding flagellar hook-associated protein 3, whose product is MRISTAQYYATTAANYQRNFNNLVKTSEQASSGVKLETAADDPVGAARLLQLDQQKAMLGQYTSNISALNTAQAQEEAVLDSINNVLQKVSELTVRAGGGSLNDDDRKSIAAELGASEDQLLSLMNSKDANGKFIFSGASNNTEPFVRNSDGTYSYQGDQTQLQLKIGDSMSLGLNDTGWEVFEQAINASRSSTTMTAPAVDDGRVALSEGLVTSGPSFDANFRGGQPYTLSFSSSTQFVITDALGNDVTAEASQGGVFDPKKEGGSDIDFRGVTFKLDITFQAGDNPADAASADAVIAGHSFQLAAKPDSFIANRAPGNGSTAVLSQASVTNAADYKSFFPEGGAVLKFTSPTTFDLYARPLTNTSTPVTSGTVAAGVATAAGVSFTLGGGAPAAGDQFDIAVNTHQTQNVLDTISQLRQALETPTQGNPTAQRFLEDTIASSLANLGNAKNQVDLARGAIGARGNVMDMQSDQNQSTSLINDSTQNGIKNTDPAEVLTRLTLQQTMLQAAQLAFSKISQLGLFNKL